One genomic segment of Triplophysa rosa linkage group LG22, Trosa_1v2, whole genome shotgun sequence includes these proteins:
- the LOC130545742 gene encoding bone morphogenetic protein 10-like, with amino-acid sequence MCEEPRGPHQPHYERPRQQVATSPKLSAQAGCQRSPALCARSQDQQGRDCFSSSTTSTCQSSGEKPSSANAQDLRRCPKPRILCHISISVEILSEHIFALNHDSFWGFESRCSPIPSPEVQRSMPVDVLLKPDDNVDMQKIVGQFLHMINFTDQGPKQRPRDARVEPPEYMLEVFKRFASDRSAMPSANIVRSFKNEDHSTPTVMRKSFRTHPLQFNISVPQHERVVTAELRLYTLLKRDPWHHIGAGWKVTVFEMQRSVHCRNAEDVSDRAGERDLCGIQELASRHVRRKDSGWEVFDLTNAVQNWRRSRNLTPRLEVHIEHLNRDDAAIHSGNTNEWNGPRSVELDIDRNLNGKHEPALIIYSDDHSEESGKLKHMAEEENELPGISGRWMDEDEDEEAEQDEALLMQMRSNAIYHNGPRVRRSAKVEYCKRTEMYVDFKDIGWDSWVVAPAGYQAFTCRGVCSYPLASDVTPTKHAIIQTLLNLKSPQKAAKACCVPTKLDPISLLYQNQNGVVVLKHKYEGMVVAECGCR; translated from the exons ATGTGTGAGGAACCCCGTGGCCCTCACCAGCCACACTATGAAAGGCCCAGACAGCAAGTGGCAACATCTCCAAAGTTGTCAGCACAAGCAGGTTGTCAGCGTAGTCCTGCCCTCTGCGCTCGATCACAAGATCAACAAGGACGAGACTGTTTTTCCTCCAGCACCACATCAACCTGTCAGTCCAGTGGAGAAAAACCTAGCAGCGCAAACGCACAAGACCTGCGCAGGTGTCCGAAACCCAGGATCTTATGTCACATCTCCATATCCGTAGAGATCCTATCAGAACACATCTTTGCGCTCAACCATGACTCTTTCTGGGGTTTCGAGAGTCGG TGTAGTCCTATTCCATCTCCTGAAGTGCAGCGCTCCATGCCAGTCGATGTTCTTCTAAAGCCAGATGATAATGTGGACATGCAGAAGATTGTGGGGCAATTCCTCCACATgataaacttcacagatcaggggCCCAAGCAGAGGCCCCGAGACGCTCGTGTTGAGCCTCCAGAGTACATGCTGGAAGTTTTCAAACGCTTCGCCAGCGACCGCTCTGCCATGCCCTCGGCCAACATTGTGCGCAGTTTCAAGAATGAAG ATCACTCAACACCCACCGTGATGCGTAAGAGCTTTCGGACACACCCTCTTCAGTTCAACATCTCTGTCCCGCAACACGAGCGCGTCGTCACCGCCGAGCTGCGCCTTTACACCCTTCTCAAGAGAGACCCGTGGCATCATATCGGCGCGGGGTGGAAGGTGACCGTGTTTGAAATGCAGCGGAGCGTCCACTGCCGGAATGCCGAGGATGTCAGCGACAGGGCAGGTGAGAGAGACCTTTGTGGAATTCAAGAGTTGGCATCAAGGCATGTCAGGCGTAAGGACAGTGGCTGGGAGGTATTTGATTTGACAAACGCTGTCCAGAACTGGAGAAGGTCAAGAAATCTGACCCCCAGGCTGGAAGTTCATATTGAACACTTGAACCGTGATGATGCAGCAATACATTCGGGAAATACCAACGAATGGAATGGCCCGCGTTCTGTAGAACTGGACATTGACCGGAACCTCAATGGAAAACACGAGCCGGCGCTAATCATCTACTCAGACGATCATAGCGAAGAAAGTGGAAAACTCAAGCACATGGCTGAAGAGGAGAACGAGCTGCCGGGCATCAGTGGAAGGTGGATGGATGAAGATGAGGATGAAGAGGCCGAGCAGGACGAGGCATTGTTAATGCAGATGCGATCCAACGCAATCTACCACAATGGGCCACGTGTGCGTCGCAGCGCTAAAGTTGAGTACTGCAAAAGGACTGAGATGTATGTTGATTTTAAGGACATAGGCTGGGACTCGTGGGTCGTCGCACCGGCTGGTTATCAAGCTTTCACCTGCCGCGGCGTGTGCAGTTATCCACTCGCTTCAGACGTGACGCCCACCAAGCATGCTATAATCCAGACGTTGCTCAATTTGAAGAGTCCCCAAAAAGCCGCCAAAGCCTGCTGTGTGCCCACCAAGTTAGACCCCATCTCCCTTCTGTATCAAAATCAAAATGGCGTTGtggttttaaaacataaatacgAGGGAATGGTGGTCGCAGAATGTGGATGTAGATAA
- the LOC130546589 gene encoding LOW QUALITY PROTEIN: acetyl-coenzyme A thioesterase (The sequence of the model RefSeq protein was modified relative to this genomic sequence to represent the inferred CDS: substituted 1 base at 1 genomic stop codon), translating into MCSQGCVVLDGSCEKGRRIGSGPLEVQMCQSILPCHANHQGELGAGQLLKWMDTIACLAAERHAGTACVTASMDDIQFEETVRVGQVINIKARVNRAFTTSMEVGIYVTVQEVLSRVMKRVXVAFSTFVAKPRGTQKVALRPLDLQDSAEEMLEHSLASERRRLRLYNEEAFKNLMSDYYNLQERVTEENERTVSTELTRVESIELVLPPHANHHGNTFGGQIMAWMENVATVAASRLCGCYPSLGAVDMFQFRGPSSVGDRLVFKAMVNNAFQTSVEVGVRVEAYNCEEWNEGTPRHINSAFMIYYLPGPNGDRQTFPDVTYTTHDGERRFLGAIVRKRIRMARKHILYSRDEGPISVPWDRNNQVYLGYNNVAALTILAGKQGWEANNINERVGTYVHEEEDSLYIRVEMEIKTSAFHAFSRLADLRLRPCWDKNYLSCKEVEKADEEETVYHVKCATINGGRCRDFVFLLSKRQPCKDGDPYVIAIRSVTVATVPPEENSIRSEAKCAGFLIHRIGHSTCKASYYNQVTSGVLPYIEGNLAGWSKSMEDTAMSCISFLEQDLLTTVF; encoded by the exons ATGTGCAGCCAGGGTTGTGTGGTCTTAGATGGATCTTGTGAGAAAGGACGAAGGATCGGGTCTGGCCCGCTAGAGGTGCAGATGTGCCAATCCATTTTGCCCTGTCATGCCAACCACCAGGGTGAACTGGGTGCAGGACAGTTGTTAAAGTGGATGGACACGATTGCCTGTCTGGCAG CCGAAAGGCACGCAGGAACGGCATGTGTAACAGCTTCCATGGATGACATTCAGTTTGAAGAGACAGTGAG GGTTGGGCAGGTTATCAACATCAAAGCTAGAGTCAACAGAGCTTTCACCACCAGCATGGAG GTGGGCATCTATGTAACAGTGCAGGAGGTGCTGAGCAGAGTCATGAAGAGGGTTTGAGTGGCTTTCTCCACGTTTGTCGCCAAACCAAGAGGAACGCAGAAA GTGGCTCTTAGACCACTGGATCTTCAAGATTCTGCGGAGGAAATGCTTGAACATTCGCTAGCTTCAGAAAGACGCAGACTCCGTCTGTATAATGAGGAGGCCTTTAAAAACCTCATGAGTGATTATTACAACCTTCAGGAAAGGG TGACAGAAGAGAATGAAAGAAC CGTATCGACCGAGCTCACACGGGTCGAGAGCATCGAGCTGGTGCTGCCGCCACACGCCAATCACCACGGAAATACTTTCGGTGGTCAAATTATGGCCTGGATGGAGAATGTGGCTACGGTAGCGGCCAG TCGACTGTGTGGCTGCTATCCTTCTCTTGGAGCCGTGGACATGTTTCAGTTCCGGGGTCCCTCGAGTGTTGGTGACAGACTGGTGTTCAAGGCAATGGTCAATAATGCCTTTCAGACCAG tgTGGAGGTGGGTGTTCGTGTGGAAGCGTATAACTGTGAGGAATGGAATGAAGGGACACCGAGACATATCAACAGCGCCTTTATGATTTATTACCTCCCAGGACCCAACGGTGACAGACAAACATTTCCTGATGTCACTTACACAACTCAC GATGGAGAAAGAAGATTTCTTGGCGCTATTGTCAGAAAGAGAATTCGAATGGCCAG AAAACACATTCTGTACTCAAGAGATGAGGGGCCGATTTCTGTGCCTTGGGACAGAAATAATCAG GTATATTTGGGCTATAACAATGTGGCCGCTCTCACCATCTTAGCAGGAAAGCAGGGCTGGGAAGCTAATAACATAAATGAAAGG GTTGGAACCTACGTGCACGAGGAAGAAGATTCACTGTATATAAGAGTGGAGATGGAGATCAAGACTTCGGCTTTTCACGCTTTCTCGCGTCTCGCTGACCTGCGATTGCGGCCATGCTGGGACAAAAACTATCT GAGCTGCAAGGAAGTGGAGAAAGCAGATGAGGAGGAAACAGTGTATCACGTTAAATGTGCCACAATCAATGGCGGAAGATGTCGAGATTTTGTGTTCCTGCTGTCTAAAAGACAACCTTGCAAAGATGG AGACCCATACGTGATAGCGATCCGATCCGTCACCGTGGCAACAGTTCCACCGGAGGAGAACTCCATCCGGAGTGAAGCTAAATGCGCAGGATTCCTCATTCACAGAATCGGCCATTCAACCTGCAAG GCGTCTTACTACAACCAAGTAACATCAGGAGTGCTTCCCTACATTGAAGGAAATTTAGCAGGCTGGTCCAAATCCATGGAAGACACAGCCATGTCCTGCATTTCATTTCTGGAGCAAGATTTGCTGACTACAGTTTTTTGA
- the LOC130545650 gene encoding astacin-like metalloendopeptidase isoform X1 yields the protein MLLFLILVGWVCQVWGGPLGKQKTSEIQFDEGYINSLSENRLLPKNGEVVMEDVEDDAVLEGDILMPSDRNAVSELWPNVDGIVSVPYEIDFVLEDRIQEITEALDMISDKTCITFYPRTIETDFIYFSYGQGCASSVGCVGGEQRIVVGEKCSAGNICHEILHALGLYHEHSRIDREKYITILSENITPGKEKNFLPKDGNTLGLKYDMESILHYGSNYFSSNGEPTIVPKDRSVTIGQRIRLTALDVQRIRRLYKCDGMLQGSQLSLPSHTRTTRRG from the exons atgcttttgttcCTTATATTGGTGGGATGGGTTTGTCAAG tgTGGGGGGGACCGTTGGGAAAACAGAAGACCTCTGAAATCCAGTTTGATGAAG GATACATTAACTCGCTGAGTGAAAATCGTCTATTGCCTAAAAATGGTGAAGTAGTGATGG AGGATGTGGAAGATGATGCTGTTCTGGAGGGGGATATCCTGATGCCT AGTGACAGGAACGCAGTGAGTGAGTTGTGGCCAAACGTGGATGGGATTGTGTCCGTGCCGTATGAAATCGATTTCGTTCTCG AGGACCGGATTCAAGAAATAACTGAAGCTTTAGACATGATCAGTGACAAGACGTGCATCACGTTTTATCCGCGTACTATTGAAACCGACTTCATATACTTCTCTTACGGTCAAGG GTGTGCATCTTCTGTTGGATGTGTGGGGGGTGAACAGCGTATTGTGGTTGGGGAGAAGTGTTCTGCTGGAAACATCTGCCACGAGATCCTTCATGCTCTAGGCCTGTACCACGAGCATTCACGAATCGATCGTGAAAAATATATTACTATACTGTCTGAAAACATTACCCCTG GGAAGGAAAAAAATTTTCTGCCGAAAGATGGAAACACTCTTGGCCTCAAGTATGACATGGAATCTATCTTGCATTATGGAAG CAATTATTTCTCAAGCAATGGAGAACCCACAATTGTGCCCAAAGACCGCAGTGTGACGATCGGCCAGAGAATACGGTTGACTGCGCTGGATGTGCAGAGAATCCGGAGGCTGTATAAATGTG
- the LOC130545650 gene encoding astacin-like metalloendopeptidase isoform X2: MLLFLILVGWVCQVWGGPLGKQKTSEIQFDEGYINSLSENRLLPKNGEVVMEDVEDDAVLEGDILMPSDRNAVSELWPNVDGIVSVPYEIDFVLEDRIQEITEALDMISDKTCITFYPRTIETDFIYFSYGQGCASSVGCVGGEQRIVVGEKCSAGNICHEILHALGLYHEHSRIDREKYITILSENITPGKEKNFLPKDGNTLGLKYDMESILHYGSNYFSSNGEPTIVPKDRSVTIGQRIRLTALDVQRIRRLYKCDM, translated from the exons atgcttttgttcCTTATATTGGTGGGATGGGTTTGTCAAG tgTGGGGGGGACCGTTGGGAAAACAGAAGACCTCTGAAATCCAGTTTGATGAAG GATACATTAACTCGCTGAGTGAAAATCGTCTATTGCCTAAAAATGGTGAAGTAGTGATGG AGGATGTGGAAGATGATGCTGTTCTGGAGGGGGATATCCTGATGCCT AGTGACAGGAACGCAGTGAGTGAGTTGTGGCCAAACGTGGATGGGATTGTGTCCGTGCCGTATGAAATCGATTTCGTTCTCG AGGACCGGATTCAAGAAATAACTGAAGCTTTAGACATGATCAGTGACAAGACGTGCATCACGTTTTATCCGCGTACTATTGAAACCGACTTCATATACTTCTCTTACGGTCAAGG GTGTGCATCTTCTGTTGGATGTGTGGGGGGTGAACAGCGTATTGTGGTTGGGGAGAAGTGTTCTGCTGGAAACATCTGCCACGAGATCCTTCATGCTCTAGGCCTGTACCACGAGCATTCACGAATCGATCGTGAAAAATATATTACTATACTGTCTGAAAACATTACCCCTG GGAAGGAAAAAAATTTTCTGCCGAAAGATGGAAACACTCTTGGCCTCAAGTATGACATGGAATCTATCTTGCATTATGGAAG CAATTATTTCTCAAGCAATGGAGAACCCACAATTGTGCCCAAAGACCGCAGTGTGACGATCGGCCAGAGAATACGGTTGACTGCGCTGGATGTGCAGAGAATCCGGAGGCTGTATAAATGTG ACATGTGA
- the smad4a gene encoding mothers against decapentaplegic homolog 4a isoform X1: MSITNTPTSNDACLSIVHSLMCHRQGGESETFAKRAIESLVKKLKEKKDELDSLITAITTNGAHPSKCVTIQRTLDGRLQVAGRKGFPHVIYARLWRWPDLHKNELKHVKYCQFAFDLKCDSVCVNPYHYERVVSPGIDLSGLTLSSSGPSGLMVKDEYDYEGQPSLPSTEAHMQTIQHPPVRPVAQEPFNTPAMMPPAEGSSSASTSAFSSMAVGSTTRPTSVLTGSHSSEGLLQIASGTGQSSQQNGFPPGQTSTYHHNASSTWTRNNNFTPSVSHHQNGHLQHHPPMAHPAHYWPVHNDIAFQPPLSNHPAPEYWCSIAYFEMDVQVGETFKVPSSCPIVTVDGYVDPSGGDRFCLGQLSNVHRTEAIERARLHIGKGVQLECKGEGDVWVRCLSDHAVFVQSYYLDREAGRAPGDAVHKIYPSAYIKVFDLRQCHRQMQQQAATAQAAAAAQAAAVAGNIPGPGSVGGIAPAISLSAAAGIGVDDLRRLCILRMSFVKGWGPDYPRQSIKETPCWIEIHLHRALQLLDEVLHTMPIADPTPLD, translated from the exons ATGTCCATCACAAACACGCCCACCAGCAACGACGCCTGTCTGAGTATCGTGCACAGTCTGATGTGTCACAGGCAGGGTGGCGAGAGCGAGACGTTCGCCAAACGGGCCATCGAGAGTCTGGTGAAGAAACTGAAGGAGAAGAAAGATGAGCTGGATTCTCTCATCACTGCCATCACCACAAACGGAGCTCATCCCAGTAAATGTGTGACTATACAGCGCACGCTGGACGGCCGTCTGCAG GTGGCTGGACGCAAAGGGTTTCCACACGTGATTTACGCACGCTTATGGCGGTGGCCAGATCTTCATAAGAACGAGTTGAAACATGTCAAGTACTGCCAGTTTGCCTTTGACTTGAAGTGTGACAGTGTCTGTGTGAACCCGTACCACTATGAGAGAGTGGTGTCTCCAGGAATAG ACTTGTCGGGACTGACTCTGTCAAGCTCTG gGCCGTCCGGCCTGATGGTGAAGGATGAATATGACTATGAAGGCCAGCCATCTCTCCCCAGCACCGAGGCACACATGCAGACGATTCAACATCCTCCTGTCAGACCTGTGGCCCAAGAGCCCTTCAACACCCCGGCCATGATGCCTCCAGCAGAGGGCAGCAGTTCAGCCTCCACCTCCGCATTCTCCAGCATGGCAGTGGGATCGACAA CTCGGCCCACTAGTGTCCTCACAGGAAGCCACAGCAGTGAAGGGCTGCTGCAGATTGCCTCGGGGACGGGGCAGAGTTCACAGCAGAATGGCTTCCCCCCAGGCCAGACGTCCACGTACCACCACA ATGCCTCCTCCACCTGGACAAGGAACAATAACTTCACCCCGAGTGTGTCGCACCATCAGAACGGCCATCTTCAGCATCATCCGCCCATGGCCCATCCAGCGCATTACT GGCCTGTACACAACGACATAGCATTTCAGCCCCCCTTATCCAACCACCCCG CTCCAGAATACTGGTGCTCCATTGCTTACTTCGAGATGGACGTTCAGGTGGGCGAGACGTTTAAAGTTCCCTCCTCCTGTCCAATCGTCACTGTGGACGGGTATGTGGACCCCTCTGGAGGAGATCGATTCTGTCTCGGCCAGCTGAGCAACGTCCACAGAACCGAGGCCATTGAGAGGGCGAG ACTGCACATAGGGAAGGGTGTACAGCTGGAGTGTAAAGGTGAAGGAGACGTTTGGGTCCGTTGTCTAAGCGATCACGCCGTCTTCGTCCAGAGCTATTATCTAGACCGTGAGGCCGGCCGGGCTCCTGGAGACGCTGTACACAAGATTTACCCCAGCGCATACATCAAG GTGTTTGATTTACGTCAGTGTCACAGACAGATGCAGCAGCAGGCGGCTACTGCGCAGGCGGCGGCTGCAGCCCAGGCGGCCGCAGTGGCTGGAAATATCCCAGGGCCTGGATCTGTGGGAGGAATCGCACCTGCCATCA GTTTGTCTGCGGCTGCTGGTATCGGTGTGGATGACCTCCGTCGCCTCTGTATTCTGCGCATGAGTTTTGTCAAGGGCTGGGGTCCCGATTACCCCCGACAGAGCATCAAAGAAACCCCCTGCTGGATCGAGATTCACCTGCACAGGGCGCTGCAGCTGTTGGATGAGGTTCTCCACACAATGCCCATTGCTGACCCCACTCCCTTAGACTGA
- the zcchc9 gene encoding zinc finger CCHC domain-containing protein 9, translating into MTRWARANNIHKCKPADATPWKQLKASGNTERPGSSAGGQASTHDRASKAPLHIQKGQGIKKPNEKKQEHETEDVNGFLEYLKQTGQTLQKGPPGKYDDLREEVAVALKKDERRENRRIKRQNTKTSNMICFNCRKPGHGLSDCPEADNDAEMGRGICYRCGSTEHELHKCRAKVDPAMGEYPYAKCFICGQTGHLSKSCPDNPKGMYAAGGCCRVCGSVEHFQKDCPEHQMSTNSITLGRISNRISADHEDVHVPKKKVQPKKDKVVVF; encoded by the exons ATGACAAGGTGGGCCCGTGctaacaacattcacaaatgcAAGCCGGCAGATGCCACACCGTGGAAACAGCTCAAGGCAAGTGGGAATACAGAACGACCAGGTTCAAGCGCTGGTGGCCAAGCCAGTACACATGACAGAGCCTCAAAAGCTCCGCTGCACATCCAGAAGGGACAAGGCATAAAGAAACCTAACGAAAAGAAACAAGAACATGAAACTGAAGATGTGAATGGGTTTCTGGAGTATCTGAAGCAGACAGGTCAGACTCTTCAGAAAGGGCCACCTGGAAAGTACGATGACCTGAGGGAAGAAGTGGCGGTAGCGTTGAAGAAAGATGAAAGACGAGAAAACCGAAGGATAAAGAGACAGAACACTAAAACGAGCAATATG ATCTGTTTCAACTGCAGGAAGCCAGGTCACGGGCTTTCCGACTGCCCAGAGGCAGATAATGATGCGGAGATGGGTCGGGGGATTTGTTATCGGTGCGGTTCTACAGAACATGAACTCCACAAATGTCGTGCTAAAGTGGATCCTGCCATGG GTGAATACCCATATGCCAAGTGTTTTATTTGTGGTCAGACGGGTCATTTGTCCAAATCCTGTCCTGATAACCCAAAGGGAATGTACGCTGCTG GAGGTTGCTGTCGAGTGTGTGGCTCAGTGGAACACTTTCAGAAAGACTGTCCCGAGCATCAGATGTCAA CCAATTCCATCACCCTCGGACGGATATCCAACAGGATCAGTGCTGACCACGAAGACGTCCATGTGCCTAAGAAGAAAGTGCAGCCCAAAAAAGACAAGGTGGTGGTATTCTAA
- the LOC130545647 gene encoding alpha-2B adrenergic receptor, producing the protein MTAFPDVSSRSETGIEIRNQSYPPYSPEATAAFATAMMLVMLFTIFGNILVIIAVLTCRSLRGPQNLFLVSLAAADILVATLIIPFNLAKELMDYWYFTSVWCDIILALDVLFCTSSIIHLCAISLDRYLSVSRPMQYGTQRTPRKIKAAILVVWLISAVISFPPLISMNKTQEPEGGVGPQCELNNEPWYILYSSIGSFFAPCLIMILVYVRIYQIAKKHTRCPPGEPRKDGAGAIPQAAVQRGSLDNGKAQGGVNHVNASSSSQPALKTETATYQPHLPAVETQQQMKPPKKKGGNNNEDSSSSGSDGEVANGTTSNVRALEPGHQTSPTQTYRNVIATSKGSQLASPNIPQTPAGTPNTRKKAMIIREKRFTFVLAVVIGVFVICWFPFFFTYSLTAVCPEACKVPKPLFKFFFWIGYCNSALNPLIYTVFNRDFRKAFEKILCKKCKGCFF; encoded by the coding sequence ATGACTGCATTTCCTGACGTTTCGTCTCGGTCAGAGACCGGCATTGAAATACGCAACCAGAGCTATCCTCCGTATTCCCCTGAAGCCACCGCTGCGTTTGCCACAGCCATGATGCTCGTAATGCTCTTTACCATCTTTGGAAACATTCTGGTAATCATCGCCGTTCTGACGTGCCGTTCTCTGCGAGGGCCGCAGAATCTTTTCCTGGTCTCACTGGCCGCAGCAGACATCCTGGTGGCCACATTAATCATCCCATTTAACCTAGCCAAAGAACTCATGGACTACTGGTACTTCACATCGGTTTGGTGCGACATCATCTTGGCGCTCGATGTGCTCTTCTGCACCTCCTCCATCATACACCTGTGTGCCATCAGCCTGGACCGATACCTTTCTGTCTCACGGCCGATGCAGTACGGCACCCAGCGCACTCCTCGCAAGATCAAAGCGGCCATTCTGGTGGTGTGGCTCATCTCTGCTGTCATCTCATTCCCCCCTCTTATCTCCATGAACAAAACCCAGGAGCCCGAGGGAGGGGTTGGCCCACAATGTGAACTGAATAATGAGCCGTGGTACATCCTCTACTCCTCTATCGGGTCCTTCTTCGCTCCCTGCCTCATCATGATCCTGGTGTACGTTCGCATCTACCAGATCGCCAAGAAGCACACGCGATGTCCTCCAGGAGAGCCCAGGAAGGATGGAGCGGGTGCCATCCCACAGGCAGCAGTCCAAAGAGGCTCACTAGACAACGGCAAAGCACAAGGAGGTGTCAATCATGTGAATGCCTCGTCCTCCAGCCAGCCTGCTCTCAAAACCGAAACGGCTACGTACCAGCCGCATCTACCCGCCGTCGAAACCCAGCAGCAGATGAAACCCCCGAAGAAGAAAGGGGGAAACAACAACGAGGACAGTTCAAGCTCTGGCTCAGACGGAGAGGTTGCCAACGGGACGACCTCCAATGTAAGGGCGCTGGAACCCGGCCACCAAACCTCACCCACCCAGACGTACAGGAACGTAATCGCTACATCAAAGGGCAGCCAGCTGGCCTCGCCAAACATCCCGCAGACACCAGCCGGGACGCCAAACACCAGGAAAAAAGCCATGATCATTCGAGAGAAGCGCTTCACCTTTGTTCTGGCGGTTGTTATTGGAGTTTTCGTCATCTGCTGGTTTCCATTCTTTTTCACCTACAGCTTGACAGCTGTTTGTCCGGAGGCCTGTAAAGTGCCCAAACCCCTGTTTAAATTCTTCTTCTGGATTGGCTACTGCAACAGCGCCCTGAATCCGCTCATCTACACCGTCTTTAACAGGGACTTTCGGAAAGCATTCGAAAAGATTTTGTGCAAAAAGTGTAAaggttgttttttttaa
- the smad4a gene encoding mothers against decapentaplegic homolog 4a isoform X2 produces MSITNTPTSNDACLSIVHSLMCHRQGGESETFAKRAIESLVKKLKEKKDELDSLITAITTNGAHPSKCVTIQRTLDGRLQVAGRKGFPHVIYARLWRWPDLHKNELKHVKYCQFAFDLKCDSVCVNPYHYERVVSPGIDLSGLTLSSSGPSGLMVKDEYDYEGQPSLPSTEAHMQTIQHPPVRPVAQEPFNTPAMMPPAEGSSSASTSAFSSMAVGSTNASSTWTRNNNFTPSVSHHQNGHLQHHPPMAHPAHYWPVHNDIAFQPPLSNHPAPEYWCSIAYFEMDVQVGETFKVPSSCPIVTVDGYVDPSGGDRFCLGQLSNVHRTEAIERARLHIGKGVQLECKGEGDVWVRCLSDHAVFVQSYYLDREAGRAPGDAVHKIYPSAYIKVFDLRQCHRQMQQQAATAQAAAAAQAAAVAGNIPGPGSVGGIAPAISLSAAAGIGVDDLRRLCILRMSFVKGWGPDYPRQSIKETPCWIEIHLHRALQLLDEVLHTMPIADPTPLD; encoded by the exons ATGTCCATCACAAACACGCCCACCAGCAACGACGCCTGTCTGAGTATCGTGCACAGTCTGATGTGTCACAGGCAGGGTGGCGAGAGCGAGACGTTCGCCAAACGGGCCATCGAGAGTCTGGTGAAGAAACTGAAGGAGAAGAAAGATGAGCTGGATTCTCTCATCACTGCCATCACCACAAACGGAGCTCATCCCAGTAAATGTGTGACTATACAGCGCACGCTGGACGGCCGTCTGCAG GTGGCTGGACGCAAAGGGTTTCCACACGTGATTTACGCACGCTTATGGCGGTGGCCAGATCTTCATAAGAACGAGTTGAAACATGTCAAGTACTGCCAGTTTGCCTTTGACTTGAAGTGTGACAGTGTCTGTGTGAACCCGTACCACTATGAGAGAGTGGTGTCTCCAGGAATAG ACTTGTCGGGACTGACTCTGTCAAGCTCTG gGCCGTCCGGCCTGATGGTGAAGGATGAATATGACTATGAAGGCCAGCCATCTCTCCCCAGCACCGAGGCACACATGCAGACGATTCAACATCCTCCTGTCAGACCTGTGGCCCAAGAGCCCTTCAACACCCCGGCCATGATGCCTCCAGCAGAGGGCAGCAGTTCAGCCTCCACCTCCGCATTCTCCAGCATGGCAGTGGGATCGACAA ATGCCTCCTCCACCTGGACAAGGAACAATAACTTCACCCCGAGTGTGTCGCACCATCAGAACGGCCATCTTCAGCATCATCCGCCCATGGCCCATCCAGCGCATTACT GGCCTGTACACAACGACATAGCATTTCAGCCCCCCTTATCCAACCACCCCG CTCCAGAATACTGGTGCTCCATTGCTTACTTCGAGATGGACGTTCAGGTGGGCGAGACGTTTAAAGTTCCCTCCTCCTGTCCAATCGTCACTGTGGACGGGTATGTGGACCCCTCTGGAGGAGATCGATTCTGTCTCGGCCAGCTGAGCAACGTCCACAGAACCGAGGCCATTGAGAGGGCGAG ACTGCACATAGGGAAGGGTGTACAGCTGGAGTGTAAAGGTGAAGGAGACGTTTGGGTCCGTTGTCTAAGCGATCACGCCGTCTTCGTCCAGAGCTATTATCTAGACCGTGAGGCCGGCCGGGCTCCTGGAGACGCTGTACACAAGATTTACCCCAGCGCATACATCAAG GTGTTTGATTTACGTCAGTGTCACAGACAGATGCAGCAGCAGGCGGCTACTGCGCAGGCGGCGGCTGCAGCCCAGGCGGCCGCAGTGGCTGGAAATATCCCAGGGCCTGGATCTGTGGGAGGAATCGCACCTGCCATCA GTTTGTCTGCGGCTGCTGGTATCGGTGTGGATGACCTCCGTCGCCTCTGTATTCTGCGCATGAGTTTTGTCAAGGGCTGGGGTCCCGATTACCCCCGACAGAGCATCAAAGAAACCCCCTGCTGGATCGAGATTCACCTGCACAGGGCGCTGCAGCTGTTGGATGAGGTTCTCCACACAATGCCCATTGCTGACCCCACTCCCTTAGACTGA